Proteins encoded in a region of the Populus nigra chromosome 3, ddPopNigr1.1, whole genome shotgun sequence genome:
- the LOC133689495 gene encoding uncharacterized protein LOC133689495 — protein sequence MDTLRILMLLSLFLQTILAIFGRRRKCCTGFWLRSVVWLAYLSADLMATLSLGILVRSLTNCANPNMIPVFWAPILLLHLGGPETITAYSLADNELWLRRLLELVIQAGVASYVLFKLWSKNTIIFVAIPIFVSGIIKYGERIWALTLETLEDFRSEDISSSSSSAYEVRIVREARLLFKAFQKLSTNFLVFDFDQTKTYELVSKKNAEEAFQLIEIELGFLYDRLYSKVTEISWLRVILHSITCLSSISALVVFSIMTTRKNVYSKKDTMISYLLLVGAVLLDCYSITVLLLSDWAVIWFTSSKVVGDFLYRINCLSPLLSFCRERKRWSRSMGQHNLTSAQSNKPLNELREQYFAGKWSIHSRVDVDEVLKELIFQQVMDKRTRYGPDTSNFLELLEERGYNSLLSKCCLHKLGWSVTDVEFTQSLLIWHVATRVCYIDDYQKNGFAKERNCVMSSRSLSNYMLYLLVYRPAMLATELSGTSYAETTFHLRRLLRTKTKEKMEGNSTLDELDALSVQEVDAFFNKLLLDPPAMLNEIKRTYEGGMSALLDGFVLAMSLQSLETHDGWPNEKKWEMISEVWVEMLMYAASHCGWKQHADALARGGELLTHVCLLMSHLGLSKQCPPALSDQVDARAKRLGDLSRRHWVCEIPLA from the coding sequence ATGGATACGCTTCGAATATTGATGTTACTCAGTCTCTTTCTGCAAACTATCCTCGCCATTTTTGGTCGTCGGCGGAAGTGCTGTACTGGATTCTGGCTTCGTTCTGTTGTTTGGTTAGCATACTTGTCAGCAGACTTGATGGCAACTTTATCATTGGGTATCCTAGTTCGCAGCCTAACCAACTGTGCAAATCCTAACATGATTCCTGTATTTTGGGCTCCAatccttcttcttcatcttggtGGCCCTGAAACTATTACGGCTTATTCATTGGCAGACAATGAATTATGGCTAAGGCGCCTTCTTGAGCTAGTAATCCAAGCTGGTGTGGCTTCTTATGTCCTGTTCAAGTTATGGAGCAAGAACACAATCATATTTGTAGCCATTCCCATCTTTGTTTCAGGAATTATTAAGTATGGGGAGAGGATTTGGGCTTTGACGTTAGAAACCTTAGAGGATTTTAGAAGCGAAGATATATCATCCAGCAGCAGCAGTGCATATGAGGTCAGAATTGTTCGTGAAGCTCGTCTTTTGTTCAAAGCGTTCCAGAAGCTGTCCACAAATTTTCTAGTCTTCGATTTTGATCAAACCAAGACCTATGAATTGGTTTCTAAGAAAAATGCGGAAGAAGCCTTCCAGTTGATAGAAATAGAGCTGGGATTCCTGTATGATCGGCTTTATTCTAAGGTGACAGAGATTTCTTGGCTACGCGTCATTCTCCACTCTATCACCTGCTTATCCTCTATTTCTGCATTAGTCGTCTTCTCAATAATGACAACGAGAAAGAACGTCTATTCAAAAAAGGATACGATGATATCTTACTTGCTGCTGGTTGGAGCTGTCTTGCTTGACTGTTATTCTATCACTGTGCTTCTCTTGTCCGACTGGGCTGTGATTTGGTTTACTAGTAGTAAAGTAGTGGGCGATTTTCTGTATCGAATCAATTGTCTTTCTCCGTTACTATCATTTTGCAGGGAGCGGAAAAGATGGTCAAGATCTATGGGACAACACAACTTAACAAGTGCTCAATCAAACAAGCCATTGAACGAGCTTCGTGAGCAGTACTTCGCAGGGAAATGGAGCATTCATAGCCGGGTTGATGTGGACGAGGttttaaaagaattgatctTTCAACAAGTCATGGATAAACGTACAAGGTACGGTCCTGATACCAGTAATTTCCTTGAGCTATTGGAAGAGAGAGGTTACAATTCGCTTCTAAGCAAGTGTTGTTTACATAAACTGGGATGGAGCGTGACTGATGTAGAATTCACTCAAAGCCTCCTCATTTGGCACGTTGCTACTCGTGTTTGTTACATTGACGATTATCAGAAAAATGGTTTTGCCAAGGAACGAAATTGCGTAATGAGCAGCAGATCATTATCCAATTACATGCTGTATCTCCTGGTTTATCGTCCAGCTATGTTAGCGACAGAGCTCAGCGGAACAAGCTATGCAGAAACTACCTTTCATTTGCGTCGTCTCCTTCGcacgaaaacaaaagaaaaaatggagGGAAACAGTACCTTAGACGAATTGGATGCGTTATCGGTTCAGGAAGTGGAtgcttttttcaataaattgcTTTTAGATCCACCTGCCatgttaaatgaaattaaacgtACATACGAAGGAGGAATGTCAGCCCTGCTAGATGGTTTCGTGCTTGCTATGTCATTGCAGTCATTGGAAACACATGATGGTTGgccaaatgaaaagaaatgggaAATGATAAGTGAAGTGTGGGTGGAAATGCTGATGTATGCTGCAAGTCATTGTGGATGGAAGCAGCATGCTGATGCACTTGCTCGAGGTGGGGAGCTACTCACTCATGTCTGTCTTCTCATGTCACATCTAGGTTTAAGTAAGCAATGTCCACCTGCACTAAGTGACCAAGTAGATGCTCGGGCTAAAAGGCTTGGTGATCTGTCTCGACGTCATTGGGTCTGTGAGATTCCCCTTGCTTAG
- the LOC133688205 gene encoding uncharacterized protein LOC133688205 isoform X3: MDVSSKMGLVNLSPDIEELWNEWQIRSLMLLSLLLQILLTIFGQRRKYTNGRLLGIFLWVAYLSADWVATFSLGILARSEADSANPKLIPVFWAPILLVHLGGPGTIPVYSTDQASKLLIVRLLQLVTRVGIIKYGERIWVLTRIHVYNNVSPQPFAEVHRIKIKDILPCYKNTRSKVIYLHEAHILYKTFQILSKNFDLVRLDQKFTYDLVSKKDAEEAFHLIEVELGFKYDRLYSKVTRISRSRVILRSTTFLSSISALVSFSIMTNSSSVYSKNDKIISYVLLSGVVCLETYSIIMHLLSDWTMIWLTSTSERAGGIPRGINCLSLLLTSCRKRKRYWSGFMGQHNLISAQSNNKLLKKYFPRLIGNIDSWKKVGTDLKELIFKQVKDKRSRYDPETSDFTFLKNLLKERGREALQSKDCIGKFGWSVDGVEFIHSLLTWHIATHVCYLYDSDQKNGFHKKRKSVILNSTLLSDYMLYLLVNCPTMLAREPSETRYDDTRIHLRRLLFWNTHKEVKFNISLEELNALSFQEAEVKAFFKELLQSPSTVLKEIDEQGKGEMSALLDGCMLAVSLQSLERRDGWSNDEKWEMISHVWVDMVMYAASHCGWKQHTHALARGGELLTHVCLLMAHLGLSKQCRPGISEQLADRSTRLAGILESEKPSSLGPRYISVE, encoded by the exons CGACGGAAGTATACTAATGGACGTTTGCTTGGGATTTTTCTTTGGGTAGCGTACCTGTCTGCAGATTGGGTGGCAACTTTTTCGTTGGGTATCCTTGCTCGCAGCGAAGCCGACTCCGCAAATCCGAAATTAATTCCTGTGTTTTGGGCTCCAATCCTTCTTGTTCACCTTGGTGGCCCTGGAACTATTCCTGTTTATTCAACGGATCAAGCCAGCAAATTATTGATAGTTCGCCTTCTTCAGCTAGTAACCCGAGTTG GAATCATCAAATATGGTGAAAGGATTTGGGTTTTGACGAGAATCCACGTATACAATAATGTGTCGCCACAACCTTTTGCGGAAGTACATCGCATCAAGATTAAAGATATATTACCCTGCTACAAGAATACAAGAAGTAAGGTCATATATCTCCATGAAgctcatattttatataaaacgtTCCAGATACTGTCCAAGAATTTTGATCTCGTCAGATTGGATCAAAAATTCACCTATGATTTGGTTTCTAAAAAGGATGCGGAGGAAGCCTTCCACTTGATAGAAGTTGAGCTGGGATTCAAGTATGATCGGCTTTATTCTAAGGTGACAAGGATTTCCAGGTCTCGCGTCATTCTCCGCTCTACCACCTTCTTATCATCTATTTCTGCATTAGTTTCCTTCTCAATAATGACAAACAGCAGTAGTGTCTATTCGAAAAATGATAAGATTATATCTTACGTGTTGCTGAGTGGAGTTGTGTGCCTTGAAACTTATTCCATCATTATGCATCTCTTGTCCGACTGGACTATGATTTGGCTTACCAGTACTAGTGAAAGAGCTGGTGGTATTCCCCGTGGAATCAATTGTCTTTCTCTATTACTAACATCTTGTAGGAAGCGCAAAAGATATTGGTCAGGATTTATGGGACAACACAACCTAATAAGTGCTCAATCAAACAACAAGCTTCTTAAGAAGTACTTTCCACGGCTCATAGGGAACATTGATAGCTGGAAAAAAGTGGGCACGGatttaaaagaattgatctTCAAACAAGTCAAGGATAAACGTTCAAGGTACGATCCTGAAACCAGTGATTTCACTTTCCTCAAGAATCTATTGAAAGAGAGAGGTCGCGAAGCACTTCAAAGCAAGGATTGCATCGGTAAATTTGGATGGAGTGTGGATGGTGTAGAATTCATTCATAGCCTCCTCACTTGGCACATTGCTACTCATGTTTGTTACTTATATGATTCTGATCAGAAGAATGGTTTTCACAAGAAGCGAAAAAGTGTAATATTAAACAGCACATTATTATCCGATTACATGTTGTATCTCCTGGTTAATTGTCCAACCATGTTAGCTAGGGAGCCCAGCGAAACAAGGTATGATGATACGAGAATTCATTTGCGTCGTCTCCTTTTCTGGAATACACATAAAGAAGTGAAGTTCAACATTTCCTTGGAAGAATTGAATGCATTATCGTTTCAGGAAGCTGAAGTGAAAGCCTTTTTCAAAGAATTGCTTCAAAGTCCGTCGACCGTGTTAAAGGAAATTGATGAACAAGGCAAAGGAGAAATGTCAGCCCTACTAGATGGTTGCATGCTTGCTGTGTCATTGCAGTCATTGGAGAGACGGGATGGTTGGTCAAATGACGAGAAATGGGAAATGATAAGTCATGTGTGGGTGGACATGGTTATGTATGCCGCAAGTCATTGTGGATGGAAGCAGCACACTCATGCACTTGCCCGAGGTGGGGAGCTACTCACTCATGTCTGTCTTCTCATGGCACATCTCGGTTTAAGCAAGCAGTGTCGACCTGGAATAAGTGAACAATTAGCTGATCGGTCTACAAGGCTTGCTGGTATTCTTGAGTCTGAAAAACCTAGCTCCCTGGGTCCGAGGTATATTTCTGTGGAGTAG
- the LOC133688205 gene encoding uncharacterized protein LOC133688205 isoform X2, producing the protein MGLVNLSPDIEELWNEWQIRSLMLLSLLLQILLTIFGQRRKYTNGRLLGIFLWVAYLSADWVATFSLGILARSEADSANPKLIPVFWAPILLVHLGGPGTIPVYSTDQASKLLIVRLLQLVTRVGVACYVLFRLWNNNVITSVFIPIFVSGIIKYGERIWVLTRIHVYNNVSPQPFAEVHRIKIKDILPCYKNTRSKVIYLHEAHILYKTFQILSKNFDLVRLDQKFTYDLVSKKDAEEAFHLIEVELGFKYDRLYSKVTRISRSRVILRSTTFLSSISALVSFSIMTNSSSVYSKNDKIISYVLLSGVVCLETYSIIMHLLSDWTMIWLTSTSERAGGIPRGINCLSLLLTSCRKRKRYWSGFMGQHNLISAQSNNKLLKKYFPRLIGNIDSWKKVGTDLKELIFKQVKDKRSRYDPETSDFTFLKNLLKERGREALQSKDCIGKFGWSVDGVEFIHSLLTWHIATHVCYLYDSDQKNGFHKKRKSVILNSTLLSDYMLYLLVNCPTMLAREPSETRYDDTRIHLRRLLFWNTHKEVKFNISLEELNALSFQEAEVKAFFKELLQSPSTVLKEIDEQGKGEMSALLDGCMLAVSLQSLERRDGWSNDEKWEMISHVWVDMVMYAASHCGWKQHTHALARGGELLTHVCLLMAHLGLSKQCRPGISEQLADRSTRLAGILESEKPSSLGPRYISVE; encoded by the coding sequence CGACGGAAGTATACTAATGGACGTTTGCTTGGGATTTTTCTTTGGGTAGCGTACCTGTCTGCAGATTGGGTGGCAACTTTTTCGTTGGGTATCCTTGCTCGCAGCGAAGCCGACTCCGCAAATCCGAAATTAATTCCTGTGTTTTGGGCTCCAATCCTTCTTGTTCACCTTGGTGGCCCTGGAACTATTCCTGTTTATTCAACGGATCAAGCCAGCAAATTATTGATAGTTCGCCTTCTTCAGCTAGTAACCCGAGTTGGTGTGGCTTGTTATGTCTTGTTCAGGTTATGGAACAACAATGTCATCACGTCGGTATTCATTCCCATCTTTGTTTCAGGAATCATCAAATATGGTGAAAGGATTTGGGTTTTGACGAGAATCCACGTATACAATAATGTGTCGCCACAACCTTTTGCGGAAGTACATCGCATCAAGATTAAAGATATATTACCCTGCTACAAGAATACAAGAAGTAAGGTCATATATCTCCATGAAgctcatattttatataaaacgtTCCAGATACTGTCCAAGAATTTTGATCTCGTCAGATTGGATCAAAAATTCACCTATGATTTGGTTTCTAAAAAGGATGCGGAGGAAGCCTTCCACTTGATAGAAGTTGAGCTGGGATTCAAGTATGATCGGCTTTATTCTAAGGTGACAAGGATTTCCAGGTCTCGCGTCATTCTCCGCTCTACCACCTTCTTATCATCTATTTCTGCATTAGTTTCCTTCTCAATAATGACAAACAGCAGTAGTGTCTATTCGAAAAATGATAAGATTATATCTTACGTGTTGCTGAGTGGAGTTGTGTGCCTTGAAACTTATTCCATCATTATGCATCTCTTGTCCGACTGGACTATGATTTGGCTTACCAGTACTAGTGAAAGAGCTGGTGGTATTCCCCGTGGAATCAATTGTCTTTCTCTATTACTAACATCTTGTAGGAAGCGCAAAAGATATTGGTCAGGATTTATGGGACAACACAACCTAATAAGTGCTCAATCAAACAACAAGCTTCTTAAGAAGTACTTTCCACGGCTCATAGGGAACATTGATAGCTGGAAAAAAGTGGGCACGGatttaaaagaattgatctTCAAACAAGTCAAGGATAAACGTTCAAGGTACGATCCTGAAACCAGTGATTTCACTTTCCTCAAGAATCTATTGAAAGAGAGAGGTCGCGAAGCACTTCAAAGCAAGGATTGCATCGGTAAATTTGGATGGAGTGTGGATGGTGTAGAATTCATTCATAGCCTCCTCACTTGGCACATTGCTACTCATGTTTGTTACTTATATGATTCTGATCAGAAGAATGGTTTTCACAAGAAGCGAAAAAGTGTAATATTAAACAGCACATTATTATCCGATTACATGTTGTATCTCCTGGTTAATTGTCCAACCATGTTAGCTAGGGAGCCCAGCGAAACAAGGTATGATGATACGAGAATTCATTTGCGTCGTCTCCTTTTCTGGAATACACATAAAGAAGTGAAGTTCAACATTTCCTTGGAAGAATTGAATGCATTATCGTTTCAGGAAGCTGAAGTGAAAGCCTTTTTCAAAGAATTGCTTCAAAGTCCGTCGACCGTGTTAAAGGAAATTGATGAACAAGGCAAAGGAGAAATGTCAGCCCTACTAGATGGTTGCATGCTTGCTGTGTCATTGCAGTCATTGGAGAGACGGGATGGTTGGTCAAATGACGAGAAATGGGAAATGATAAGTCATGTGTGGGTGGACATGGTTATGTATGCCGCAAGTCATTGTGGATGGAAGCAGCACACTCATGCACTTGCCCGAGGTGGGGAGCTACTCACTCATGTCTGTCTTCTCATGGCACATCTCGGTTTAAGCAAGCAGTGTCGACCTGGAATAAGTGAACAATTAGCTGATCGGTCTACAAGGCTTGCTGGTATTCTTGAGTCTGAAAAACCTAGCTCCCTGGGTCCGAGGTATATTTCTGTGGAGTAG
- the LOC133688205 gene encoding uncharacterized protein LOC133688205 isoform X1, giving the protein MDVSSKMGLVNLSPDIEELWNEWQIRSLMLLSLLLQILLTIFGQRRKYTNGRLLGIFLWVAYLSADWVATFSLGILARSEADSANPKLIPVFWAPILLVHLGGPGTIPVYSTDQASKLLIVRLLQLVTRVGVACYVLFRLWNNNVITSVFIPIFVSGIIKYGERIWVLTRIHVYNNVSPQPFAEVHRIKIKDILPCYKNTRSKVIYLHEAHILYKTFQILSKNFDLVRLDQKFTYDLVSKKDAEEAFHLIEVELGFKYDRLYSKVTRISRSRVILRSTTFLSSISALVSFSIMTNSSSVYSKNDKIISYVLLSGVVCLETYSIIMHLLSDWTMIWLTSTSERAGGIPRGINCLSLLLTSCRKRKRYWSGFMGQHNLISAQSNNKLLKKYFPRLIGNIDSWKKVGTDLKELIFKQVKDKRSRYDPETSDFTFLKNLLKERGREALQSKDCIGKFGWSVDGVEFIHSLLTWHIATHVCYLYDSDQKNGFHKKRKSVILNSTLLSDYMLYLLVNCPTMLAREPSETRYDDTRIHLRRLLFWNTHKEVKFNISLEELNALSFQEAEVKAFFKELLQSPSTVLKEIDEQGKGEMSALLDGCMLAVSLQSLERRDGWSNDEKWEMISHVWVDMVMYAASHCGWKQHTHALARGGELLTHVCLLMAHLGLSKQCRPGISEQLADRSTRLAGILESEKPSSLGPRYISVE; this is encoded by the coding sequence CGACGGAAGTATACTAATGGACGTTTGCTTGGGATTTTTCTTTGGGTAGCGTACCTGTCTGCAGATTGGGTGGCAACTTTTTCGTTGGGTATCCTTGCTCGCAGCGAAGCCGACTCCGCAAATCCGAAATTAATTCCTGTGTTTTGGGCTCCAATCCTTCTTGTTCACCTTGGTGGCCCTGGAACTATTCCTGTTTATTCAACGGATCAAGCCAGCAAATTATTGATAGTTCGCCTTCTTCAGCTAGTAACCCGAGTTGGTGTGGCTTGTTATGTCTTGTTCAGGTTATGGAACAACAATGTCATCACGTCGGTATTCATTCCCATCTTTGTTTCAGGAATCATCAAATATGGTGAAAGGATTTGGGTTTTGACGAGAATCCACGTATACAATAATGTGTCGCCACAACCTTTTGCGGAAGTACATCGCATCAAGATTAAAGATATATTACCCTGCTACAAGAATACAAGAAGTAAGGTCATATATCTCCATGAAgctcatattttatataaaacgtTCCAGATACTGTCCAAGAATTTTGATCTCGTCAGATTGGATCAAAAATTCACCTATGATTTGGTTTCTAAAAAGGATGCGGAGGAAGCCTTCCACTTGATAGAAGTTGAGCTGGGATTCAAGTATGATCGGCTTTATTCTAAGGTGACAAGGATTTCCAGGTCTCGCGTCATTCTCCGCTCTACCACCTTCTTATCATCTATTTCTGCATTAGTTTCCTTCTCAATAATGACAAACAGCAGTAGTGTCTATTCGAAAAATGATAAGATTATATCTTACGTGTTGCTGAGTGGAGTTGTGTGCCTTGAAACTTATTCCATCATTATGCATCTCTTGTCCGACTGGACTATGATTTGGCTTACCAGTACTAGTGAAAGAGCTGGTGGTATTCCCCGTGGAATCAATTGTCTTTCTCTATTACTAACATCTTGTAGGAAGCGCAAAAGATATTGGTCAGGATTTATGGGACAACACAACCTAATAAGTGCTCAATCAAACAACAAGCTTCTTAAGAAGTACTTTCCACGGCTCATAGGGAACATTGATAGCTGGAAAAAAGTGGGCACGGatttaaaagaattgatctTCAAACAAGTCAAGGATAAACGTTCAAGGTACGATCCTGAAACCAGTGATTTCACTTTCCTCAAGAATCTATTGAAAGAGAGAGGTCGCGAAGCACTTCAAAGCAAGGATTGCATCGGTAAATTTGGATGGAGTGTGGATGGTGTAGAATTCATTCATAGCCTCCTCACTTGGCACATTGCTACTCATGTTTGTTACTTATATGATTCTGATCAGAAGAATGGTTTTCACAAGAAGCGAAAAAGTGTAATATTAAACAGCACATTATTATCCGATTACATGTTGTATCTCCTGGTTAATTGTCCAACCATGTTAGCTAGGGAGCCCAGCGAAACAAGGTATGATGATACGAGAATTCATTTGCGTCGTCTCCTTTTCTGGAATACACATAAAGAAGTGAAGTTCAACATTTCCTTGGAAGAATTGAATGCATTATCGTTTCAGGAAGCTGAAGTGAAAGCCTTTTTCAAAGAATTGCTTCAAAGTCCGTCGACCGTGTTAAAGGAAATTGATGAACAAGGCAAAGGAGAAATGTCAGCCCTACTAGATGGTTGCATGCTTGCTGTGTCATTGCAGTCATTGGAGAGACGGGATGGTTGGTCAAATGACGAGAAATGGGAAATGATAAGTCATGTGTGGGTGGACATGGTTATGTATGCCGCAAGTCATTGTGGATGGAAGCAGCACACTCATGCACTTGCCCGAGGTGGGGAGCTACTCACTCATGTCTGTCTTCTCATGGCACATCTCGGTTTAAGCAAGCAGTGTCGACCTGGAATAAGTGAACAATTAGCTGATCGGTCTACAAGGCTTGCTGGTATTCTTGAGTCTGAAAAACCTAGCTCCCTGGGTCCGAGGTATATTTCTGTGGAGTAG
- the LOC133688205 gene encoding uncharacterized protein LOC133688205 isoform X4 has translation MCRHNLLRKYIASRLKIYYPATRIQEDAEEAFHLIEVELGFKYDRLYSKVTRISRSRVILRSTTFLSSISALVSFSIMTNSSSVYSKNDKIISYVLLSGVVCLETYSIIMHLLSDWTMIWLTSTSERAGGIPRGINCLSLLLTSCRKRKRYWSGFMGQHNLISAQSNNKLLKKYFPRLIGNIDSWKKVGTDLKELIFKQVKDKRSRYDPETSDFTFLKNLLKERGREALQSKDCIGKFGWSVDGVEFIHSLLTWHIATHVCYLYDSDQKNGFHKKRKSVILNSTLLSDYMLYLLVNCPTMLAREPSETRYDDTRIHLRRLLFWNTHKEVKFNISLEELNALSFQEAEVKAFFKELLQSPSTVLKEIDEQGKGEMSALLDGCMLAVSLQSLERRDGWSNDEKWEMISHVWVDMVMYAASHCGWKQHTHALARGGELLTHVCLLMAHLGLSKQCRPGISEQLADRSTRLAGILESEKPSSLGPRYISVE, from the exons ATGTGTCGCCACAACCTTTTGCGGAAGTACATCGCATCAAGATTAAAGATATATTACCCTGCTACAAGAATACAAGAA GATGCGGAGGAAGCCTTCCACTTGATAGAAGTTGAGCTGGGATTCAAGTATGATCGGCTTTATTCTAAGGTGACAAGGATTTCCAGGTCTCGCGTCATTCTCCGCTCTACCACCTTCTTATCATCTATTTCTGCATTAGTTTCCTTCTCAATAATGACAAACAGCAGTAGTGTCTATTCGAAAAATGATAAGATTATATCTTACGTGTTGCTGAGTGGAGTTGTGTGCCTTGAAACTTATTCCATCATTATGCATCTCTTGTCCGACTGGACTATGATTTGGCTTACCAGTACTAGTGAAAGAGCTGGTGGTATTCCCCGTGGAATCAATTGTCTTTCTCTATTACTAACATCTTGTAGGAAGCGCAAAAGATATTGGTCAGGATTTATGGGACAACACAACCTAATAAGTGCTCAATCAAACAACAAGCTTCTTAAGAAGTACTTTCCACGGCTCATAGGGAACATTGATAGCTGGAAAAAAGTGGGCACGGatttaaaagaattgatctTCAAACAAGTCAAGGATAAACGTTCAAGGTACGATCCTGAAACCAGTGATTTCACTTTCCTCAAGAATCTATTGAAAGAGAGAGGTCGCGAAGCACTTCAAAGCAAGGATTGCATCGGTAAATTTGGATGGAGTGTGGATGGTGTAGAATTCATTCATAGCCTCCTCACTTGGCACATTGCTACTCATGTTTGTTACTTATATGATTCTGATCAGAAGAATGGTTTTCACAAGAAGCGAAAAAGTGTAATATTAAACAGCACATTATTATCCGATTACATGTTGTATCTCCTGGTTAATTGTCCAACCATGTTAGCTAGGGAGCCCAGCGAAACAAGGTATGATGATACGAGAATTCATTTGCGTCGTCTCCTTTTCTGGAATACACATAAAGAAGTGAAGTTCAACATTTCCTTGGAAGAATTGAATGCATTATCGTTTCAGGAAGCTGAAGTGAAAGCCTTTTTCAAAGAATTGCTTCAAAGTCCGTCGACCGTGTTAAAGGAAATTGATGAACAAGGCAAAGGAGAAATGTCAGCCCTACTAGATGGTTGCATGCTTGCTGTGTCATTGCAGTCATTGGAGAGACGGGATGGTTGGTCAAATGACGAGAAATGGGAAATGATAAGTCATGTGTGGGTGGACATGGTTATGTATGCCGCAAGTCATTGTGGATGGAAGCAGCACACTCATGCACTTGCCCGAGGTGGGGAGCTACTCACTCATGTCTGTCTTCTCATGGCACATCTCGGTTTAAGCAAGCAGTGTCGACCTGGAATAAGTGAACAATTAGCTGATCGGTCTACAAGGCTTGCTGGTATTCTTGAGTCTGAAAAACCTAGCTCCCTGGGTCCGAGGTATATTTCTGTGGAGTAG